The proteins below are encoded in one region of Oreochromis niloticus isolate F11D_XX linkage group LG6, O_niloticus_UMD_NMBU, whole genome shotgun sequence:
- the ifngr1 gene encoding interferon gamma receptor 1 precursor gives MSLSDELTVLLLLISGVSAVSVSPPTNVRVSCQNVKVSVRWDYGTKEPQTIFRGKLHPNCTFETTDHEYDLSNCIWKSGEQRYLSFMYVSIAAVQGSNQSVAVASNTFSFSNLRTVDTKCSLEFPPVEIKAKEQMATVSFQNPLKFYKEIAQKDMHGYEINFTVEDEKGAFKSSCTTEEICQCNVSCKKDVKKCVNVSGILFVRWPGSLQVKFKETEAETCTICASETPQYPGFNEVILAAVLSSLLLFVLIVVTACICKLKAWTFNPSDTLPSSLKDSAGNQNKHPPNPTRPHISRISVESLDSCQNDPEETVLLKDTGQSADNSSAGSDYNPGNSCYAERPHLDSSDSDRSGTDDDSGDDSVKTECVSIEERSAYDCPHVMMDMGGGDMVTGYTGN, from the exons ATGTCTCTGAGCGATGAGTTGACTGTTCTGCTCCTTCTGATCAGCGGGGTTTCTGCTGTGAGTG TTTCACCTCCAACAAATGTAAGAGTGAGCTGCCAAAATGTAAAGGTCTCTGTCCGCTGGGATTACGGAACCAAAGAACCACAAACGATCTTTAGAGGAAAGCTCCATCC gaATTGTACATTTGAAACCACAGATCACGAGTATGACCTGAGCAACTGTATCTGGAAATCTGGGGAACAGCGATATCTCAGCTTCATGTATGTCAGTATAGCAGCTGTACAGGGAAGCAACCAGTCTGTAGCTGTGGCCTCAAACACTTTCTCCTTTAGCAATTTAAGGACAGTCGACACAAAAT GTTCTTTAGAGTTCCCTCCTGTAGAAATAAAGGCGAAGGAGCAGATGGCCACAGTAAGTTTTCAGAATCCCCTCAAGTTCTACAAAGAAATAGCACAGAAGGACATGCATGGATACGAAATCAACTTTACAGTTGAAGATGAAAAG GGAGCCTTTAAATCATCATGCACAACTGAAGAAATCTGCCAATGTAATGTGTCATGCAAAAAGGATGTGAAGAAGTGCGTCAATGTGAGTGGAATCTTGTTTGTCAGGTGGCCCGGCTCTCTGCAGGTGAAGTTCAAAGAGACAGAGGCAGAGACATGCACGATCTGTGCCTCTGAAACACCCCAATACC caggTTTCAATGAGGTGATACTCGCAGCTGTGCTGTCATCCTTGCTTTTATTTGTTCTCATTGTGGTAACAGCTTGCATCTGTAAGCTAAAGGCGTGGACATTTAACCCCTCAGATACTCTACCTTCATCTCTG AAGGACAGTGCAGGGAATCAGAACAAGCATCCACCCAACCCAACCAGACCACACATTAGTCGAATCTCTGTCGAAAGCTTAGACAGCTGTCAGAACGACCCTGAGGAAACTGTTCTTCTCAAGGACACCGGTCAGTCCGCAGACAACAGCAGTGCTGGCTCTGACTACAACCCTGGCAACTCCTGCTACGCAGAGAGACCGCATTTGGACAGCAGCGATTCTGACAGAAGTGGGACGGATGATGACTCTGGAGATGACTCGGTAAAGACGGAGTGTGTTTCAATTGAAGAAAGGTCTGCTTATGACTGCCCACATGTGATGATGGACATGGGTGGTGGAGACATGGTCACAGGTTACACTGGGAATTAA
- the ifngr1 gene encoding interferon gamma receptor 1 isoform X1, whose product MSLSDELTVLLLLISGVSAVSVSPPTNVRVSCQNVKVSVRWDYGTKEPQTIFRGKLHPNCTFETTDHEYDLSNCIWKSGEQRYLSFMYVSIAAVQGSNQSVAVASNTFSFSNLRTVDTKCSLEFPPVEIKAKEQMATVSFQNPLKFYKEIAQKDMHGYEINFTVEDEKGAFKSSCTTEEICQCNVSCKKDVKKCVNVSGILFVRWPGSLQVKFKETEAETCTICASETPQYRFNEVILAAVLSSLLLFVLIVVTACICKLKAWTFNPSDTLPSSLKDSAGNQNKHPPNPTRPHISRISVESLDSCQNDPEETVLLKDTGQSADNSSAGSDYNPGNSCYAERPHLDSSDSDRSGTDDDSGDDSVKTECVSIEERSAYDCPHVMMDMGGGDMVTGYTGN is encoded by the exons ATGTCTCTGAGCGATGAGTTGACTGTTCTGCTCCTTCTGATCAGCGGGGTTTCTGCTGTGAGTG TTTCACCTCCAACAAATGTAAGAGTGAGCTGCCAAAATGTAAAGGTCTCTGTCCGCTGGGATTACGGAACCAAAGAACCACAAACGATCTTTAGAGGAAAGCTCCATCC gaATTGTACATTTGAAACCACAGATCACGAGTATGACCTGAGCAACTGTATCTGGAAATCTGGGGAACAGCGATATCTCAGCTTCATGTATGTCAGTATAGCAGCTGTACAGGGAAGCAACCAGTCTGTAGCTGTGGCCTCAAACACTTTCTCCTTTAGCAATTTAAGGACAGTCGACACAAAAT GTTCTTTAGAGTTCCCTCCTGTAGAAATAAAGGCGAAGGAGCAGATGGCCACAGTAAGTTTTCAGAATCCCCTCAAGTTCTACAAAGAAATAGCACAGAAGGACATGCATGGATACGAAATCAACTTTACAGTTGAAGATGAAAAG GGAGCCTTTAAATCATCATGCACAACTGAAGAAATCTGCCAATGTAATGTGTCATGCAAAAAGGATGTGAAGAAGTGCGTCAATGTGAGTGGAATCTTGTTTGTCAGGTGGCCCGGCTCTCTGCAGGTGAAGTTCAAAGAGACAGAGGCAGAGACATGCACGATCTGTGCCTCTGAAACACCCCAATACC gTTTCAATGAGGTGATACTCGCAGCTGTGCTGTCATCCTTGCTTTTATTTGTTCTCATTGTGGTAACAGCTTGCATCTGTAAGCTAAAGGCGTGGACATTTAACCCCTCAGATACTCTACCTTCATCTCTG AAGGACAGTGCAGGGAATCAGAACAAGCATCCACCCAACCCAACCAGACCACACATTAGTCGAATCTCTGTCGAAAGCTTAGACAGCTGTCAGAACGACCCTGAGGAAACTGTTCTTCTCAAGGACACCGGTCAGTCCGCAGACAACAGCAGTGCTGGCTCTGACTACAACCCTGGCAACTCCTGCTACGCAGAGAGACCGCATTTGGACAGCAGCGATTCTGACAGAAGTGGGACGGATGATGACTCTGGAGATGACTCGGTAAAGACGGAGTGTGTTTCAATTGAAGAAAGGTCTGCTTATGACTGCCCACATGTGATGATGGACATGGGTGGTGGAGACATGGTCACAGGTTACACTGGGAATTAA
- the ltv1 gene encoding protein LTV1 homolog gives MPHRKKKAFIDKKKAVTFHLVHRSQKDPLAADEKAPQHVLLPATKVETEKRREEQRKFGVFFDDDYDYLQHLKEASGPSELVYSDRQPFSLQDEEEENEGGKIVHKDNPASSINLPSSVFASEFEEKVGLLNKAAPISGPRLDMDPDIVAALDDDFDFENPNNILDDDFIIRANSGTGAVDTEGDSHDDDDDEWEDTDEEGDFDSDGSFSSNEDAQGDGRGREFLFMDEETKSRFTEYSLTSSVMRRNEQLTLLDDRFEKFYEQFDDDEIGPLDNAELEGFIEPDSVRLDEVLKDYFKQKEKESLRPEDLGPKELPVVREEEEDEDEEEEMETVVVEAPEEKWDCETIISTYSNIYNRPKVIEEPQKPKPIRVSSKTGIPLDVLPARGLTAKQAERMTRINDTDLPRVSAQPRSKEESKEERKARKQAIKEERKERRAEKKANKMAFKEEKARQEKQMLNLRTNVQGLKL, from the exons ATG cccCATCGAAAGAAGAAGGCATTTATTGACAAGAAGAAGGCTGTGACCTTTCACCTCGTCCACAGGAGTCAAAAGGACCCTCTGGCTGCAGATGAGAAAGCGCCACAGCATGTCCTCTTGCCTGCCACAAAG GTGGAAACGGAGAAGAGGCGTGAGGAGCAACGGAAATTTGGCGTATTCTTTGATGATGATTATGACTACCTTCAGCACCTGAAGGAGGCGTCGGGCCCATCTGAGCTCGTGTACTCTGACAGACAGCCTTTTTCCCTCcaagatgaagaggaggagaatgaGGGGGGGAAAATTGTGCACAAGGACAATCCT GCTTCCTCCATCAACCTGCCTTCTTCAGTGTTTGCCTCAGAGTTTGAAGAGAAGGTGGGACTTTTGAACAAAGCTGCTCCCATTTCAG GACCCCGGCTCGACATGGATCCGGATATTGTAGCTGCGCTCGACGATGACTTTGATTTTGAGAACCCCAACAACATCCTGGATGATGATTTCATCATCAGAGCAAACAGTGGGACTGGAGCTGTGGACACAGA AGGAGACagtcatgatgatgatgatgacgagtGGGAAGACACAGATGAGGAAGGCGACTTTGACTCTGACGGCAGTTTTTCCAGCAACGAGGACGCGCAAGGGGACGGCCGAGGTCGAGAGTTTCTGTTCATGGACGAAGAGACGAAGAGTCGCTTCACTGAGTACTCGCTGACTTCGTCTGTGATGAGGAGGAACGAGCAGCTCACCCTGCTGGACGACCGCTTTGAAAAG TTTTATGAACAgtttgatgatgatgagatCGGTCCTCTGGACAACGCTGAGCTGGAAGGGTTCATTGAACCAGACAGTGTTCGTCTGGATGAAGTCCTCAAAGACTACTTCaaacagaaagagaagga GTCTCTGAGGCCAGAAGATTTAGGTCCCAAAGAGCTTCCTGTtgtgagggaggaggaggaagatgaggatgaagaagaagagaTGGAAACCGTTGTTGTTGAAGCTCCAGAAGAGAAGTGGGACTGTGAAACAATCATCA gTACATACTCCAATATATATAACAGACCCAAAGTCATTGAAGAACCtcaaaag CCAAAGCCGATCCGTGTTTCCAGTAAGACGGGCATCCCTCTAGATGTGCTCCCAGCCAGAGGTCTCACAGCCAAGCAGGCAGAGCGCATGACGAGAATTAACGACACAGACCTGCCTCGTGTCTCCGCTCAGCCTCGAAGCAAAGAGGAGAGCAAAGAAGAGAGGAAGGCCAGGAAACAGGCTATCAAGGAAGAACGTAAG gaaagaAGAGCTGAAAAGAAAGCCAATAAAATGGCATTCAAGGAGGAAAAAGCCCGGCAGGAGAAGCAAATGTTGAACCTGAGGACAAATGTTCAAGGCCTGAAGCTTTAG